In Pirellulales bacterium, one DNA window encodes the following:
- a CDS encoding DUF393 domain-containing protein: MTVAVPGQPVAEHLPTPAQRPDADIVIYDGNCRMCTAQIRSLVWWDCQGRLSYLSLHDPEVARRFPDLTHDMLMAQMYVVDGQGNPHGGAAAIRYLSRRLRRLWWFAPILHIPGSLPLWQWLYRQVAKRRYRFGKIEQCDNDTCSLHGR; encoded by the coding sequence ATGACTGTTGCCGTCCCCGGCCAACCTGTCGCAGAACATTTGCCGACGCCGGCCCAGCGCCCCGATGCCGATATTGTCATCTACGACGGCAACTGCCGCATGTGCACGGCCCAAATCCGTTCGCTCGTTTGGTGGGATTGCCAAGGGCGGCTGTCGTACCTGTCGTTGCACGATCCGGAAGTGGCCCGCCGTTTTCCCGATCTCACGCACGACATGCTGATGGCGCAAATGTACGTGGTCGATGGCCAAGGCAATCCCCATGGCGGGGCGGCGGCCATTCGTTATCTTTCGCGCCGCCTGCGACGGCTGTGGTGGTTCGCTCCGATCTTGCACATTCCCGGCAGCCTGCCCCTGTGGCAATGGCTTTACCGCCAAGTGGCCAAACGCCGCTACCGCTTCGGCAAGATCGAACAATGCGACAACGACACCTGCAGTCTGCACGGAAGATAA
- a CDS encoding DUF933 domain-containing protein codes for MKIGIVGYQGSGKSTLFHWLTGVKADPALAHVSQSAMAPIPEARVEPLCGIYHPKKVTMAALEIVDTPGLARTHEGNAARLALIREAGCLLLTVAAHGGADPLVDLRTFEEDLLLADLDIVSGRVQRLEESLKKPRPKDQRELEEHELAALKILLATLEEGKHAREAALSEEQWKFTRSFRLLTEKPKMVLVNLADDDPADKYPPPSSAASPEKGAPSLAWAAVPLRLEMDLAEMSAEDRHNFEKEFGLERVDRDHVIRQIMKASGQMLYFTAGEKEVRTWILRTGGTALEAAENIHTDLARGFIRAEVMHSDDLIRLGSEREIKAQGLMRQEPKDYVVKEGDILHIKFSV; via the coding sequence ATGAAAATCGGCATTGTGGGTTATCAGGGTTCCGGCAAAAGCACGCTGTTCCATTGGTTGACCGGCGTGAAAGCCGACCCGGCGCTGGCGCACGTTTCGCAAAGTGCGATGGCGCCCATTCCGGAGGCGCGGGTTGAACCGCTGTGCGGGATTTATCATCCCAAAAAGGTGACCATGGCGGCGCTGGAAATCGTCGATACGCCGGGACTGGCGCGCACTCATGAAGGGAATGCAGCCCGGCTGGCGCTGATTCGCGAGGCGGGCTGTTTGCTGCTCACCGTGGCCGCGCACGGGGGGGCCGATCCGCTGGTCGATTTACGCACCTTCGAAGAAGATTTGCTGCTGGCGGATTTGGACATTGTTTCCGGCCGCGTGCAGCGCTTGGAGGAATCGCTGAAAAAGCCACGGCCAAAAGATCAGCGGGAACTAGAAGAACACGAACTGGCAGCGCTCAAGATTTTGTTGGCGACATTGGAAGAGGGAAAACACGCGCGGGAGGCGGCGCTTTCGGAAGAGCAATGGAAGTTCACCCGGTCGTTTCGGTTGCTGACCGAAAAACCGAAAATGGTGCTGGTGAATTTGGCGGATGATGACCCCGCGGACAAATACCCGCCGCCGTCAAGCGCTGCTAGTCCAGAGAAGGGTGCGCCGTCGTTGGCTTGGGCCGCGGTGCCGCTGCGACTGGAAATGGATTTGGCTGAGATGAGCGCGGAAGATCGCCACAACTTCGAAAAAGAATTCGGCCTGGAGCGGGTCGATCGGGACCATGTAATTCGGCAGATTATGAAAGCCTCGGGGCAGATGCTGTACTTTACCGCCGGCGAGAAAGAAGTGAGGACCTGGATTTTGCGTACCGGTGGCACGGCCTTGGAAGCGGCGGAGAACATTCACACCGATTTAGCGCGTGGCTTTATTCGAGCCGAAGTGATGCACAGCGACGACTTGATCCGCCTGGGGAGCGAACGAGAAATTAAAGCGCAGGGCCTGATGCGGCAGGAGCCGAAAGATTACGTCGTGAAAGAGGGAGACATTTTGCACATTAAGTTCAGCGTTTAG